From the Cohaesibacter sp. ES.047 genome, one window contains:
- a CDS encoding DMT family transporter has protein sequence MSPTTLAYALLAFCPFFMASNIIIGAVAVRTVEPFTLTFLRWGLAFLIILPFAWRAMIKSRETLIRQWRLVLLNSFLLMVPCGAGVYWSLKYTSATNGTLIYTATPVLIIVMEWLFRGRAISTREIIGILFAMCGILCIIFKGSLAVMMDVQFNAGDLLFVVAASGFAIYSVVSKSKALQPVPMVGMFAVVAVVGALMQIPVMAFELVEYGFPQALDQWLSIGGLALVASVLAFITYQYGILVLGPSTAGMVMYLLPPVGVLLAVVFLGEDFKTFHLFGLVLVMSGIILATFPRRYLPQMFTGSKVS, from the coding sequence GTGTCTCCCACCACTCTGGCCTATGCCCTGTTGGCGTTCTGTCCGTTCTTCATGGCGTCCAATATCATCATCGGTGCCGTTGCCGTCCGGACCGTCGAGCCCTTTACGCTGACCTTCCTGCGCTGGGGGCTGGCCTTCTTGATTATCCTGCCGTTTGCATGGCGCGCGATGATCAAAAGTCGTGAAACCTTGATCCGGCAGTGGCGGTTGGTCTTGTTGAACAGCTTTTTGTTGATGGTTCCGTGCGGAGCGGGTGTCTATTGGTCGTTGAAATACACTTCCGCGACCAACGGAACGCTGATCTATACCGCCACGCCTGTGCTTATTATCGTGATGGAATGGCTGTTTCGGGGCCGCGCGATTTCAACGCGGGAAATCATCGGCATTCTTTTTGCCATGTGCGGCATTCTCTGCATCATCTTCAAGGGCAGTCTTGCGGTGATGATGGATGTTCAGTTCAATGCGGGTGATCTATTGTTCGTGGTGGCTGCAAGCGGCTTTGCGATCTATTCGGTGGTCTCCAAGTCCAAGGCCTTGCAGCCGGTGCCAATGGTGGGGATGTTCGCCGTTGTCGCGGTCGTCGGTGCCTTGATGCAGATCCCGGTGATGGCGTTCGAACTGGTCGAATATGGCTTTCCGCAGGCGCTTGATCAGTGGCTGAGCATAGGCGGACTGGCGCTCGTTGCCTCTGTTCTCGCCTTCATCACCTATCAGTATGGCATCTTGGTTCTCGGGCCTTCTACCGCGGGCATGGTGATGTATCTGTTGCCGCCGGTCGGGGTGTTGCTGGCTGTGGTGTTCCTGGGAGAGGACTTCAAGACATTTCACTTGTTTGGTCTTGTGCTGGTCATGTCGGGGATCATTCTTGCGACCTTCCCCCGGCGCTATCTGCCTCAGATGTTCACCGGTTCCAAAGTGTCCTGA
- the queA gene encoding tRNA preQ1(34) S-adenosylmethionine ribosyltransferase-isomerase QueA produces MLVNLFDFDLPPECIALRPHNPRDEAKLLFVPPEGAFEDYQVLDLPDFLAPGDALIFNNTKVIPAELEGTRVRGDIRAGVHFNLHKREDLSTWRAFARPAKKVQLGDRVEFGAHLSATICEKGDAGEVVLRFDCEGQQLDAAIAEVGHVPLPPYIASKRAEDERDKSDYQTIYAREEGAVAAPTAGLHFTDRLFERLDAKGIERHFVTLHVGAGTFLPVKADDTNDHKMHAEWGVITPELADHLNAVRARGNRIIAVGTTSLRLLESAADADGTIRPFSGDTDIFITPGYAFRAIDGLMTNFHLPKSTLFMLVSAIMGPERMQAAYAYAIENGYRFYSYGDSSLLLRPK; encoded by the coding sequence ATGCTTGTCAATCTCTTCGACTTCGACCTCCCGCCCGAGTGCATAGCGCTGCGACCGCACAATCCGCGAGACGAAGCCAAGCTTCTGTTTGTCCCGCCCGAAGGGGCGTTTGAAGACTATCAGGTGCTCGATCTACCTGATTTTCTCGCGCCCGGTGACGCGCTGATCTTCAACAACACCAAGGTCATCCCGGCTGAACTCGAGGGCACACGCGTGCGCGGCGACATCCGGGCCGGTGTGCATTTCAATCTTCATAAGCGCGAAGACCTTTCGACCTGGCGCGCCTTTGCCCGGCCAGCCAAGAAGGTCCAACTCGGCGACCGCGTCGAATTCGGAGCACATCTGTCAGCCACCATCTGCGAGAAGGGTGACGCGGGCGAAGTGGTTCTGCGCTTTGATTGCGAAGGCCAACAGCTCGACGCGGCCATTGCGGAGGTCGGGCATGTTCCCCTGCCGCCCTACATCGCCTCGAAGCGGGCAGAAGACGAACGCGACAAGTCAGACTATCAAACCATCTATGCCCGAGAAGAAGGCGCCGTTGCCGCCCCTACGGCCGGTCTGCACTTCACTGACCGTCTGTTTGAGCGGCTCGACGCAAAAGGCATCGAACGGCATTTCGTGACACTGCATGTCGGGGCAGGGACCTTCCTGCCGGTCAAGGCCGATGACACAAACGACCACAAGATGCATGCCGAATGGGGCGTCATCACGCCGGAGCTTGCCGACCATCTCAATGCAGTCCGTGCCCGCGGCAACCGGATCATCGCGGTTGGCACCACCTCCTTGCGCCTCCTGGAAAGCGCAGCGGACGCTGATGGCACCATTCGGCCCTTCAGTGGGGACACGGATATTTTCATCACGCCGGGTTATGCCTTCCGTGCCATTGATGGCCTGATGACCAACTTTCACCTGCCCAAATCCACGCTCTTCATGTTGGTGTCTGCCATCATGGGACCGGAGCGGATGCAGGCTGCTTACGCCTATGCCATTGAAAATGGTTATCGTTTCTATTCTTACGGAGATTCCTCGCTGCTGCTACGCCCGAAATGA
- the coaD gene encoding pantetheine-phosphate adenylyltransferase, producing the protein MSKKTALYPGSFDPITLGHLDIVHRACRVVDKLVIAIGVHHGKKPFFTTEERFTLVHDVVAPIAGETGTEFEVVAFDDLVIETAVRTGSTMMIRGLRDGTDFDYEMQMAGMNETLAPDVQTVYLPSSGAVRHIAASLVRQVAIMGGDISPFVPKAVKDAFDKKLTS; encoded by the coding sequence ATGTCGAAAAAAACCGCACTCTATCCCGGATCGTTTGATCCCATAACGCTTGGACACCTGGACATTGTTCACCGGGCCTGTCGCGTCGTCGACAAGCTGGTGATTGCAATCGGGGTCCACCATGGCAAGAAGCCTTTCTTCACCACCGAGGAGCGCTTCACGCTCGTCCATGACGTCGTGGCACCGATCGCTGGTGAAACCGGAACGGAGTTCGAAGTCGTCGCCTTTGATGATCTGGTCATTGAGACGGCGGTGCGCACCGGCTCGACCATGATGATCCGCGGACTTCGCGACGGGACGGATTTCGACTATGAAATGCAGATGGCAGGAATGAACGAAACTCTGGCCCCCGACGTGCAAACCGTCTATCTGCCCTCCAGTGGTGCTGTGCGCCACATTGCTGCCAGTCTGGTGCGCCAGGTTGCCATCATGGGGGGAGACATTTCTCCCTTTGTACCCAAGGCAGTCAAAGACGCCTTTGACAAGAAGCTCACATCTTGA
- the gyrA gene encoding DNA gyrase subunit A gives MTDTNDTKPGDGSTAYIQPISITEEMKRSYLDYAMSVIVSRALPDVRDGLKPVHRRILYSMHENGYEWNKGYRKSARVIGDVMGKYHPHGDSAIYEALVRMTQSFSLRVPLIDGQGNFGSIDGDSAAAMRYTECRLEKVTTTLLGDLDKDTVNFSDNYDSTESEPVVLPARFPNLLVNGAGGIAVGMATNIPPHNLGELVDASIALIDNPTLSADELMEIVPGPDFPTGGLILGRAGIRSAYNTGRGSVMMRGKVDVEEIRKDRMALVVTEIPYQVNKATMIEKIAEAVRDKRIEGISDIRDESDRLGMRVVVELKRDAVPDVVLNQLYRFSQLQTSFGCNMVALNGGKPELLNLRDILLAFNAFREEVVSRRTKYLLNKARERAHVLVGLAIAVANIDEVIKLIRQAPDPATARQQLMERRWEARDVESLILLIDDPRHKLNEDGTYYLSEEQARAILDLRLQRLTALGRDEVGDELNALGEKITDYLDILRSRERIYTIVKDEMIELKEEFATPRKTEIIEGGADFDDEDLIQREDMVVTVSHAGYIKRVPLSTYRAQRRGGKGRAGMAMKDEDFVTRLFVGNTHTPVLFFSSRGIAYKMKVWRLPLSAPQGKGKALINLLPLQQGERITSILPLPEDEESWEKLDLMFATISGSVRRNKLSDFKLVNRNGKIAMKFEDGPDGVPEDGIVGVETCDAIDDVMLTTAKGQCIRFPVGDVRIFQSRGSTGVRGIRLEEDDKVISMSILHHFEATPEERTEYLRQASAARRALNGEESEAPLEASAASLPVERYAEMGGSEQFVLTISENGYGKRTSSYEYRTSGRGGKGIAAMAVNDRNGRLVASFPAEDCDQIMLVTNAGQLIRCPIDGIRIAGRSTQGVTVFKTRDDEQVVSVELISEVDHQEAEGLELDETSPETDPSEDGPSETGPSEDGPSEDGPSEDE, from the coding sequence TTGACAGATACAAACGATACAAAACCGGGCGACGGATCTACCGCCTATATCCAGCCCATTTCCATCACCGAAGAGATGAAACGCAGCTATCTCGATTATGCCATGAGCGTGATCGTCAGCCGTGCGCTGCCTGATGTTCGGGATGGTCTCAAACCCGTTCATCGCCGCATTCTCTATTCTATGCATGAAAATGGCTACGAATGGAACAAGGGCTACCGTAAATCAGCGCGCGTCATCGGTGATGTGATGGGTAAATATCATCCCCATGGCGACAGTGCGATCTATGAAGCGCTCGTGCGCATGACGCAGAGTTTTTCCCTGCGCGTCCCGTTGATTGATGGACAGGGTAACTTTGGCTCCATCGATGGCGACAGCGCCGCGGCCATGCGTTACACGGAATGTCGTCTTGAGAAAGTCACGACGACTCTTCTGGGTGACCTCGACAAAGATACCGTAAACTTTAGCGACAACTACGACTCGACCGAGAGCGAGCCCGTTGTTCTGCCTGCCCGTTTCCCCAACCTTCTGGTCAATGGGGCAGGGGGCATCGCAGTCGGCATGGCAACCAACATTCCGCCCCACAATCTGGGTGAACTGGTTGATGCCTCCATCGCGCTCATTGACAATCCGACCCTGTCGGCTGACGAGTTGATGGAAATTGTGCCCGGTCCGGATTTCCCGACGGGTGGCCTTATCCTTGGCCGTGCAGGCATTCGCAGCGCCTACAACACCGGTCGCGGCTCGGTCATGATGCGCGGCAAGGTCGATGTGGAAGAGATCCGCAAGGATCGCATGGCCCTTGTGGTCACGGAAATTCCTTATCAGGTCAACAAGGCCACGATGATCGAAAAGATCGCCGAGGCCGTGCGTGACAAGCGCATTGAGGGCATTTCGGACATCCGCGACGAGTCGGACCGTCTGGGTATGCGTGTTGTCGTGGAACTGAAACGCGACGCCGTGCCGGACGTTGTTCTGAACCAGCTTTACCGCTTCAGCCAGTTGCAGACGTCTTTCGGCTGCAACATGGTGGCGCTGAACGGCGGCAAGCCTGAGCTGCTCAACCTGCGTGACATTCTGCTGGCTTTCAATGCCTTCCGCGAAGAAGTTGTCAGCCGCCGCACCAAATATCTGCTCAACAAGGCCCGCGAGCGGGCGCACGTGTTGGTTGGCTTGGCCATTGCTGTGGCCAACATTGACGAAGTGATCAAGCTCATTCGTCAGGCGCCCGATCCTGCGACGGCCCGTCAGCAATTGATGGAGCGCCGCTGGGAAGCACGTGATGTCGAGTCACTGATCCTCCTGATTGATGATCCGCGGCACAAGCTGAATGAAGACGGCACCTATTACCTGTCCGAAGAGCAAGCCCGTGCCATTCTCGACCTCCGCCTCCAGCGCCTGACGGCTCTGGGCCGCGACGAAGTGGGCGACGAGCTGAATGCTCTGGGTGAGAAAATCACCGATTATCTCGACATCCTGCGGTCTCGCGAACGGATCTACACGATCGTCAAGGACGAGATGATCGAGCTGAAGGAAGAGTTTGCAACGCCGCGCAAAACCGAAATCATCGAAGGTGGCGCAGACTTTGACGACGAAGACCTGATCCAGCGTGAAGACATGGTCGTCACCGTGTCCCACGCCGGCTATATCAAGCGCGTTCCCCTGTCCACCTACCGGGCTCAACGCCGTGGCGGCAAGGGTCGCGCAGGCATGGCCATGAAGGATGAGGATTTCGTCACCCGGCTGTTCGTGGGCAACACCCACACACCGGTGCTGTTCTTCTCGTCCCGCGGCATCGCCTACAAGATGAAGGTCTGGCGTCTGCCGCTTTCCGCACCACAAGGCAAGGGCAAGGCCCTGATCAACCTGTTGCCGCTGCAGCAGGGTGAGCGGATCACCTCGATTCTCCCGTTGCCCGAAGACGAGGAGAGCTGGGAAAAACTGGATCTGATGTTCGCGACGATCTCCGGTTCGGTCCGTCGCAACAAGCTTTCGGACTTTAAGCTGGTCAACCGCAACGGTAAGATCGCAATGAAATTCGAGGACGGCCCGGATGGCGTGCCTGAAGACGGCATCGTTGGGGTCGAAACCTGCGACGCTATCGACGACGTGATGCTCACCACGGCCAAAGGCCAGTGCATTCGTTTCCCTGTCGGGGATGTGCGCATCTTCCAGTCTCGTGGCTCCACAGGAGTGCGCGGTATCCGTCTGGAAGAGGATGACAAGGTTATTTCCATGTCGATCCTGCATCACTTCGAAGCAACGCCGGAAGAACGCACCGAATATCTGCGTCAGGCCAGCGCGGCGCGGCGAGCACTCAATGGCGAGGAAAGCGAAGCACCGCTCGAAGCCTCAGCGGCATCCCTGCCGGTTGAACGCTATGCCGAAATGGGTGGTTCGGAGCAGTTTGTTCTGACCATTTCCGAGAATGGCTATGGCAAGCGGACCTCGTCCTACGAATACCGGACCTCCGGTCGTGGCGGCAAGGGCATTGCGGCCATGGCGGTCAATGATCGCAATGGCCGTCTGGTTGCAAGCTTCCCGGCAGAGGACTGCGATCAGATCATGCTTGTCACCAACGCCGGACAGCTCATTCGCTGCCCGATCGACGGTATCCGCATCGCTGGACGGTCGACACAAGGTGTGACGGTCTTCAAGACGCGCGATGATGAACAGGTCGTCTCGGTTGAGTTGATCTCTGAAGTGGATCATCAGGAGGCCGAAGGGCTGGAGCTTGATGAAACATCACCGGAAACCGATCCATCAGAGGATGGACCGTCTGAAACCGGGCCTTCTGAAGATGGACCCTCTGAAGATGGACCCTCTGAAGACGAATGA
- the tgt gene encoding tRNA guanosine(34) transglycosylase Tgt, producing MGKGQPLPEPRPTDFTFKLNATDGAARCGEVTMPRGTIRTPAFMPVGTAATVKFMYPGQVRDLGADVILGNTYHLMLRPGAERIAELGGLHKFANWPYPILTDSGGFQVMSLAKLRKMSEKGVEFKSHIDGVKYMMTPERSIEIQCLLGSDIQMQLDECTRLPASEEEIEKAMQLSLRWAERCKTQFGDRPGQAMFGIVQGGDIPRLREESALALKALDLKGYSIGGLAVGEPQEVMLDMLGITCPLLPDNKPRYLMGVGTPDDLIESVSRGVDMFDCVMPTRAGRHGLAYTRFGKINLKNARHKDDPRPLDPESACPAARDYSRAYLYHLVKSNEALGSMLLTWNNLAYYQDLMQGMRDAISEGRFTDHKASVKEAWTRGDIPAL from the coding sequence ATGGGCAAAGGACAGCCATTGCCCGAGCCGCGCCCAACTGACTTCACCTTCAAGCTCAATGCGACCGATGGTGCGGCCCGCTGCGGTGAGGTCACCATGCCACGCGGCACCATCCGCACCCCGGCCTTCATGCCGGTGGGAACGGCTGCGACAGTCAAGTTCATGTATCCCGGTCAAGTGCGCGATCTCGGTGCCGATGTCATCCTTGGCAACACCTATCATCTCATGCTGCGGCCCGGCGCGGAGCGCATTGCAGAGCTTGGCGGCTTGCACAAATTCGCCAACTGGCCCTATCCGATCCTCACCGATTCCGGCGGGTTTCAGGTCATGTCGCTGGCCAAGTTGAGAAAGATGAGCGAGAAGGGTGTGGAGTTCAAATCCCACATCGACGGCGTCAAATACATGATGACACCGGAGCGCTCCATCGAGATCCAGTGCCTCCTTGGCTCCGACATCCAGATGCAGCTCGACGAATGCACCCGGCTGCCGGCGAGTGAAGAAGAAATCGAAAAGGCGATGCAGCTCTCCCTAAGATGGGCAGAGCGTTGCAAGACCCAGTTTGGCGACCGTCCGGGGCAGGCCATGTTTGGCATCGTGCAGGGCGGCGATATTCCGCGTCTGCGCGAGGAATCAGCTCTCGCTCTCAAAGCTTTGGACCTCAAAGGCTATTCTATCGGCGGTCTTGCTGTCGGTGAGCCGCAGGAGGTCATGCTCGATATGCTCGGCATTACCTGTCCGCTGCTGCCAGACAACAAGCCGCGCTATCTGATGGGTGTCGGCACGCCGGATGATCTGATTGAATCGGTCAGTCGCGGCGTCGACATGTTCGATTGCGTCATGCCGACGCGGGCAGGGCGGCACGGCCTTGCCTACACGCGCTTTGGCAAGATCAACCTCAAGAACGCCCGCCACAAGGACGATCCGCGCCCGCTTGATCCGGAAAGTGCCTGTCCGGCGGCGCGAGACTATTCCCGCGCTTATCTGTATCACCTTGTGAAATCAAATGAAGCGCTCGGATCCATGCTGCTGACATGGAACAATCTCGCCTACTATCAAGACCTGATGCAGGGTATGCGGGATGCCATCTCAGAAGGCCGGTTTACAGATCACAAGGCATCCGTCAAGGAAGCCTGGACCCGGGGAGACATTCCTGCTCTCTAG
- a CDS encoding peptidylprolyl isomerase, translating to MLFAAFLLTAPLSAQAEEKIYLDTAYGRVVIKLRPDLAPNHVERIKTLTKQGFYNGLKFHRVIDGFMAQTGDPRGNGTGGSDLPDLKAEFNAHPFERGVLGMARSKNPDSANSQFFIMFADASWLNGQYTVWGEVEKGMEFIDQINKGEPPANPDVIVKMQVVDE from the coding sequence ATGCTCTTTGCCGCATTCTTGCTGACAGCCCCTCTGTCCGCACAGGCAGAGGAAAAAATCTATCTCGACACCGCCTATGGCCGTGTGGTCATCAAGCTGCGCCCCGACTTGGCTCCCAACCATGTCGAACGCATCAAGACCCTGACCAAACAAGGTTTCTACAACGGCCTCAAATTCCATCGTGTCATTGACGGCTTCATGGCCCAGACCGGTGATCCGCGAGGCAATGGCACCGGAGGCTCCGATCTCCCTGATCTCAAGGCAGAATTCAACGCGCACCCCTTTGAGCGCGGCGTGCTTGGCATGGCACGCTCCAAAAATCCGGACAGCGCCAACAGCCAGTTTTTCATCATGTTCGCTGACGCTTCTTGGCTAAACGGCCAGTATACCGTCTGGGGCGAAGTTGAAAAAGGCATGGAGTTCATCGACCAGATCAACAAGGGTGAGCCACCGGCAAATCCGGACGTCATCGTCAAGATGCAGGTCGTGGACGAATAG
- a CDS encoding peptidylprolyl isomerase: MAEIKDPENTLVMETTKGKVVIELRPDLAPAHCERLKELSREGFYDGIVFHRVIDGFMAQVGCPHGTGTGGSDKPNLKAEFSATKHVRGSCSMARAMDPNSANSQFFICFDTAPWLDNQYTFWGQVIEGMENIDKIKRGEPVQDPDSIVSMKVAADL; this comes from the coding sequence TTGGCTGAAATCAAAGATCCCGAAAACACGCTCGTCATGGAAACCACCAAGGGCAAAGTCGTCATCGAACTGCGCCCCGATCTTGCTCCGGCCCATTGTGAGCGCCTCAAGGAACTGTCGCGCGAAGGCTTCTACGACGGCATCGTCTTCCACCGGGTGATCGATGGCTTCATGGCACAGGTCGGCTGCCCGCATGGCACCGGCACCGGCGGTTCCGACAAGCCGAACCTGAAAGCAGAGTTCAGTGCAACCAAACATGTGCGCGGTTCCTGTTCCATGGCTCGCGCGATGGATCCCAACTCTGCCAACAGCCAGTTCTTCATCTGCTTTGACACGGCCCCTTGGCTCGACAACCAGTATACCTTCTGGGGTCAGGTCATCGAAGGGATGGAAAACATCGACAAAATCAAGCGCGGTGAACCTGTTCAGGATCCCGACAGCATTGTTTCAATGAAGGTCGCAGCAGACCTCTAA
- the glmU gene encoding bifunctional UDP-N-acetylglucosamine diphosphorylase/glucosamine-1-phosphate N-acetyltransferase GlmU — protein MTRRTCQAIIVAAGQGTRMKSDQPKVLHQIAGLSMIGHVTKAASEAGVDLISVVVGPDMEAVQRAATAIHPAVNAHIQTDRLGTAHAVLAARADLIDPKDDVLVLFGDTPLLTSDTLKSVRDSIAEGHDVVVLGFRSDVPDPYGRLIEQDGKLVAIREAKDCTPEEFAISFCNAGIMGFSGKHVLELLDAIDDDNAQKEYYLTDAVEKALAKGLGATAVEADEDELQGVNNRQHLANVEAAFQRRARDAAMTAGATLVAPETVYFAYDTKLGRDVLIEPNVIFAPGVTIADHVTIRAFSYVESTKVADGCVIGPYARLRPGTVLEEGAKVGNFVEIKKARIEKGAKVNHLSYIGDARVGEKANIGAGTITCNYDGFDKFKTDIGKGAFIGSNTALVAPATIGDGAIIGAGSTITDPVEADDLAFTRARPTVKSGWAASFRQKKAAKKKH, from the coding sequence ATGACCCGGCGCACATGTCAGGCAATTATCGTGGCCGCGGGGCAGGGCACTCGCATGAAATCAGACCAACCAAAGGTCTTGCACCAGATCGCAGGGCTGTCGATGATTGGTCACGTGACCAAGGCGGCAAGCGAAGCCGGTGTTGATCTGATCTCGGTTGTTGTCGGTCCAGACATGGAAGCGGTCCAAAGGGCAGCAACGGCAATCCATCCCGCTGTCAATGCGCACATACAGACAGACCGTCTGGGAACCGCCCATGCCGTGCTTGCCGCCCGGGCAGATCTCATCGATCCCAAGGATGACGTGCTGGTGCTGTTCGGTGATACCCCGCTTTTGACATCCGACACCCTCAAGTCGGTGCGTGACAGCATAGCCGAGGGGCATGATGTCGTTGTGCTCGGTTTCCGCTCTGACGTGCCCGATCCTTATGGCCGTCTCATCGAGCAAGACGGAAAGCTGGTTGCTATTCGCGAAGCCAAGGATTGCACGCCCGAAGAGTTCGCTATTTCCTTCTGCAATGCCGGGATTATGGGCTTTTCCGGAAAGCATGTGCTCGAATTGCTCGATGCCATTGATGATGACAACGCCCAGAAAGAATATTACCTGACCGACGCGGTTGAAAAGGCCCTGGCAAAAGGGCTCGGCGCCACAGCCGTGGAAGCCGATGAAGACGAATTGCAGGGGGTCAACAACCGCCAGCATCTGGCCAATGTGGAAGCCGCATTTCAACGGCGCGCACGCGACGCAGCCATGACCGCAGGGGCAACGCTCGTCGCGCCCGAGACCGTCTATTTCGCCTACGATACCAAGCTGGGCCGCGATGTTCTGATTGAACCGAACGTCATTTTTGCCCCCGGTGTCACCATTGCCGACCATGTCACCATTCGCGCTTTTTCCTACGTCGAGTCTACCAAGGTCGCAGACGGCTGCGTCATCGGCCCCTATGCCCGGCTGCGTCCGGGCACCGTACTGGAAGAGGGGGCCAAGGTTGGCAACTTTGTCGAGATCAAGAAGGCCCGCATCGAAAAGGGCGCGAAGGTGAACCATCTGTCCTACATTGGCGACGCCCGTGTGGGCGAAAAAGCCAACATTGGCGCAGGCACCATCACCTGCAATTATGATGGCTTCGACAAGTTCAAGACCGACATCGGCAAAGGAGCCTTTATCGGATCCAACACCGCGCTTGTCGCTCCGGCCACGATCGGGGATGGCGCCATCATCGGCGCGGGAAGCACCATAACGGACCCGGTTGAAGCAGATGACCTCGCCTTTACCCGCGCCCGCCCGACCGTCAAATCCGGATGGGCCGCGTCCTTCAGGCAAAAGAAGGCGGCAAAGAAGAAACACTGA
- a CDS encoding cytochrome c biogenesis CcdA family protein, protein MAFDVTIPGAFLAGLISFISPCVLPLVPPYLCFIAGVSMDEFTGTKDKQRAAAQVFFSAFAFVLGFSTIFVLLGAGASVIGQYLKMHMGMLSYVAGAVIIIMGLHFLGVFRIGFLYREARVNVSRKPAGLVGSYLIGLAFAFGWTPCIGPVLATILAIAGTEENIQQGMILLTAYSLGLGIPFLLAAVFAGKFTSAMSGLRKHMGTVEKVMGGMLVLTGILFVTGQVQNAAFWLQEMLPGLSTIG, encoded by the coding sequence ATGGCTTTCGACGTAACTATCCCCGGGGCATTTTTGGCCGGTCTGATCTCCTTCATCTCACCTTGCGTCCTGCCGCTGGTTCCACCCTATCTGTGTTTTATCGCTGGCGTCTCGATGGATGAATTCACCGGGACCAAAGACAAGCAGAGAGCTGCCGCTCAGGTGTTCTTTTCGGCCTTCGCTTTTGTGCTCGGCTTTTCGACGATCTTCGTGCTGCTTGGTGCGGGCGCTTCCGTGATCGGACAGTATCTCAAGATGCATATGGGAATGCTGTCCTATGTGGCTGGCGCCGTCATCATTATCATGGGACTGCATTTTCTGGGTGTTTTCCGGATCGGGTTTCTTTACCGCGAAGCACGGGTGAATGTGTCGCGCAAACCGGCAGGCCTTGTTGGTTCCTATCTGATCGGCCTTGCGTTTGCTTTTGGCTGGACCCCATGCATCGGCCCGGTTCTGGCAACCATTCTGGCTATTGCGGGAACAGAGGAAAACATCCAGCAAGGAATGATCCTTCTGACCGCCTACAGCCTTGGCCTTGGCATTCCGTTTCTTCTCGCAGCCGTATTTGCCGGCAAATTCACCAGCGCCATGAGCGGCCTGCGCAAGCATATGGGAACAGTTGAAAAAGTGATGGGCGGAATGCTCGTGCTGACCGGCATTCTGTTCGTCACCGGGCAGGTGCAGAATGCCGCATTCTGGCTGCAGGAAATGCTCCCGGGGCTCAGCACAATCGGCTGA
- a CDS encoding DUF4864 domain-containing protein has protein sequence MAAFVAQPAISAENAAPKEPPKIVVAKAEQSDAERLQVANVDRKTIKFVVKLHIASLNQQRADLFSQTFTKKTQEAFESPGHMLAFFSIRYIPVVHAKSFDFDGLDLEGKVPVQHGYLTDSKGNRWRLSYGLQHIGNGDWRIISTIIEHAPGNPT, from the coding sequence TTGGCAGCGTTCGTTGCCCAACCGGCTATCAGTGCCGAGAATGCCGCTCCCAAAGAGCCCCCGAAGATCGTTGTAGCCAAAGCCGAGCAGAGCGATGCGGAGCGCCTGCAGGTGGCGAATGTTGATCGCAAGACCATCAAGTTTGTGGTGAAACTGCACATCGCGAGCCTCAACCAGCAACGCGCCGATCTGTTCTCGCAGACCTTTACCAAGAAGACGCAGGAAGCATTCGAGTCCCCCGGCCATATGCTGGCGTTTTTCTCGATTCGGTATATTCCGGTGGTGCATGCCAAATCGTTCGACTTCGATGGTCTCGATCTGGAAGGCAAGGTTCCTGTTCAGCATGGCTATCTGACGGATTCAAAAGGCAACCGGTGGCGCCTGTCCTATGGCTTGCAACATATCGGCAATGGTGACTGGCGGATCATCTCAACCATCATAGAGCATGCGCCGGGCAATCCGACGTAG